One Sphaerisporangium krabiense DNA segment encodes these proteins:
- a CDS encoding three-helix bundle dimerization domain-containing protein, with protein sequence MDQRPEIDAYTQVETVLKVEFAGVHPAATVARCIEAAHHGAMEVTGYAYPGLVERIARKHLQVLATVATERE encoded by the coding sequence ATGGACCAGCGGCCGGAGATTGACGCCTATACACAGGTCGAGACCGTGCTTAAGGTCGAGTTCGCCGGGGTTCATCCGGCCGCGACGGTGGCACGCTGCATCGAAGCGGCTCACCACGGTGCGATGGAGGTCACTGGTTACGCGTACCCGGGTCTCGTGGAGCGCATCGCGCGCAAGCACCTTCAAGTGCTGGCGACGGTCGCCACCGAGCGGGAGTGA